The following coding sequences are from one Calypte anna isolate BGI_N300 chromosome 18, bCalAnn1_v1.p, whole genome shotgun sequence window:
- the OTOP3 gene encoding proton channel OTOP3 produces MSGDKASRQKPCHRCKSSSASATSDTSTIHYEKFWLYRHCSSLQQRDRQAQKAGQLFSGLLAMNVVFLGSAFISSMIFNHVAITLADVWILLSILKVLSLCWITYYLLGTSRQPHAVLYRDPHAGPIWIRGSVLLFGSFSILLNVFQIGYSAILIHCKSRVEIVFPSIEIIFICTQAFFLCHHSKDCIQVQHNFTRCGLMLNIATNLLLWLLAVTNDTIHMEIESQLREVEQRFAGNETTSCTCPNTTICKVFQKGYILLYPFNTEYCLICCSMLYVMWKNVGRRISHHHVPRVKPRFKLHGVVFGPLLGAIAVIIGICVFMLYQIQATGSAPSREVFVMFYSYYIVLLPLMSVAAVVGTIIHALEKRELDTLKNPTRSLDAILLMGAALGQMAMCYFSIVAIVATDPRDLLNSLILSYAVLLIFQNITQNVFIIDGLHRQPFVAVAEVGPTDQAGQHAVTSELPGEKESTPNIKQEHTQIPPDKEEERKEEQNHEAYDQRRMSVLELGLEIRKVSRSYMHSYSHLNWKRRALKEISFFLVLCNIILWIMPTFGAHPVFENGLEKSFYGYSTWFAIVNFGLPLSVFYRMHSVGGLLEVYITA; encoded by the exons ATGTCGGGTGACAAAGCCTCAAGGCAGAAGCCCTGCCATCGCTGCAagagcagctcagcctcagCCACCTCTGACACCTCCACCATCCACTACGAGAAGTTCTGGCTGTACCGTcactgctcctccctgcagcagagggacAGGCAAGCTCAGAAAGCTGGGCAGCTCTTCTCAGGCCTGCTGGCCATGAACGTGGTGTTCCTGGGCAGTGCCTTCATCAGCAGCATGATTTTCAACCACGTGGCCATCACGCTGGCAGATGTCTGGATCCTGCTCTCCATCCTCAAGGTGCTGAGCCTCTGCTGGATCACCTACTACCTGCTGGGCACCAGTCGGCAGCCCCACGCGGTGCTGTACAGGGACCCCCACGCTGGGCCCATCTGGATTAGGG gttcagtgctgctgtttggcagcttcagcatcctcctgaacGTGTTTCAGATTGGCTACAGTGCAATTCTCATCCACTGCAAATCTAGGGTGGAAATTGTGTTCCCCAGCATTGAAATCATTTTTATCTGCACCCAG gctttttttctgtgccacCACTCTAAGGATTGCATTCAAGTCCAGCACAACTTCACCAG GTGTGGGCTGATGCTGAACATAGCCAccaacctcctcctctggctcttGGCTGTGACCAATGACACCATCCACATGGAGATTGAGTCTCAGCTGCGTGAGGTGGAGCAGAGATTTGCAG GCAACGAGACTACCTCATGCACATGCCCAAACACAACCATCTGCAAAGTCTTCCAGAAGGGCTACATCCTGCTCTACCCCTTCAACACTGAGTACTGCCTCATCTGCTGCTCCATGCTCTATGTCATGTGGAAGAACGTGGGGCGACGCATCAGCCACCACCATGTCCCTCGTGTCAAGCCCAGGTTCAAGCTCCACGGGGTGGTCTTTGGGCCACTGCTGGGAGCCATTGCTGTAATCATTGGGATCTGTGTCTTCATGTTGTACCAGATCCAGGCCACTGGCTCAGCCCCCAGCCGTGAGGTCTTTGTGATGTTCTATTCCTACTACATTGTGCTCCTGCCCCTGATGAGCGTGGCTGCAGTGGTTGGGACAATCATCCACGCCTTGGAAAAGAGGGAGCTGGACACACTGAAGAACCCAACCCGCAGTCTGGATGCAATCCTGTTGATGGGGGCAGCCCTGGGCCAAATGGCCATGTGCTACTTCTCCATTGTTGCCATCGTGGCCACTGATCCCAGGGACCTACTGAACAGTCTCATCCTGTCCTATGCTGTCCTCCTCATCTTTCAGAACATCACCCAAAACGTCTTCATCATCGATGGGCTCCACCGACAGCCCTTTGTAGCAGTAGCTGAGGTTGGTCCCACAGACCAGGCTGGGCAGCATGCAGTGACTTCAGAGCTACCTGGTGAAAAGGAAAGCACGCCAAACATCAAACAGGAGCACACACAGATCCCTCCtgacaaagaggaagaaagaaaagaagagcagaacCATGAAGCCTACGACCAGAGACGAATGAGCGTGCTGGAGCTGGGACTGGAGATCCGCAAAGTTTCCCGGTCCTACATGCACAGCTACTCCCACTTGAACTGGAAGAGAAGAGCATTAAAAGAGATCTCATTCTTCTTGGTTTTGTGCAACATCATA CTGTGGATCATGCCCACCTTTGGGGCTCACCCCGTCTTTGAGAATGGACTGGAAAAGTCATTTTATGGCTACTCCACCTGGTTTGCAATCGTGAATTTTGGCCTCCCACTGAGTGTGTTCTACAGAATGCACTCTGTGGGGGGGCTCCTGGAGGTCTACATCACAGCCTGA
- the OTOP2 gene encoding proton channel OTOP2, with amino-acid sequence MSAEPVRKDSEIRHPNSSMGCGHKDDKANLASSQIVSFSHQPHQPHSTPASKEVWKKGGRMFSILLAVHLALLACTLVSSGAFEKIAVHDYDVFFLLTVMMLIVIVWIIFYLASTSRCPDAILCRDSHAGPIWLRGGLILFAIFSLVMDVFKIGYYSSFYSCLSAIKIIYPIVQAIFVVVQTYFLWLSAKDCVHVHLNVTRCGLMLTLTTNLAVWMSAVTDESVHKAHSKLKKNVTEDIFRWLLKAGMRSSSAEECNCNSQICQIFKNGYFWLYPFNIEYSLFASAMVYVMWKNVGRFIDHHSHHIHRLKFRLFRRTFFVGIMLGLIILVSGLGVLVLYEVQVNSSTESSKKSQALTMYYIFNIVCLGLMSLVCIGGSVIYRFDKRDMDRHKNPTRTLDVALLMGAALGQYAISYYSIVAIVASTPRDAISALNLTYALLMIAQHTFQNIFIIEGLHRQPPKEDHKHDSHQKDLYGLTFVNINAVSLRVPDSASTLAPSTAPGAEGICPAELGRSLTAPRKMNWRRKFLREISMFLLLSNIILWIMPAFGARPQFDNDTELNFYGDSMWPAIVDICLPFGIFYRMHAVASLLEVYIMS; translated from the exons ATGTCTGCAGAGCCTGTGCGGAAGGACAGCGAGATCAGACACCCCAACTCCAGCATGGGCTGTGGACACAAGGATGACAAAGCCAACCTGGCTTCGAGCCAGATCGTGTCCTTCAGCCACCAGCCTCACCAGCCACACTCCACTCCTGCCTCCAAGGAAGTATGGAAGAAGGGTGGCCGTATGTTCTCCATCCTGCTGGCCGTGCACTTGGCCCTGCTGGCCTGCACGCTGGTGAGCAGTGGGGCTTTTGAGAAGATTGCTGTGCATGATTATGATGTCTTCTTCCTCCTGACTGTCATGATGCTGATAGTCATCGTCTGGATCATCTTCTACCTCGCCAGCACCTCCCGCTGCCCAGATGCCATCCTCTGCAGAGACTCCCATGCTGGGCCCATCTGGCTGAGAG GAGGCCTGATCCTGTTTGCCATTTTCAGCCTTGTCATGGACGTGTTCAAAATCGGGTATTATTCCAGCTTCTACAGCTGCCTGTCTGCAATCAAAATAATCTACCCCATCGTGCAAGCAATATTTGTGGTCGTCCAG ACATATTTCCTGTGGCTCTCTGCAAAAGACTGTGTCCACGTCCACCTGAACGTCACCAG gtGTGGTTTGATGCTTACTCTGACAACAAACCTGGCAGTGTGGATGTCAGCAGTGACAGACGAGTCCGTCCACAAAGCACATTCAAAGTTGAAGAAGAATGTGACAGAGGATATCTTCAGGTGGCTCCTGAAAG CagggatgaggagcagctcagctgaagaATGCAATTGCAACAGCCAAATCTGCCAGATCTTCAAGAACGGCTACTTCTGGCTGTACCCCTTTAACATTGAGTACAGCCTCTTTGCCTCTGCCATGGTCTATGTCATGTGGAAGAACGTTGGGCGCTTCATAGACCACCACTCccaccacatccaccgcctCAAGTTCAGGCTCTTCCGCAGGACCTTCTTTGTAGGCATCATGTTGGGCCTCATCATCCTGGTGAGTGGCCTGGGAGTCCTCGTTCTTTATGAGGTGCAGGTAAATTCCAGCACCGAATCCAGCAAGAAGAGCCAAGCACTCACCATGTACTACATCTTCAACATCGTGTGCTTGGGCCTCATGTCCCTTGTCTGCATTGGGGGCTCCGTCATCTACCGGTTCGACAAGAGAGACATGGACCGGCACAAGAACCCAACCAGGACCCTGGACGTGGCCCTGCTGATGGGTGCAGCCTTGGGGCAATATGCTATTTCTTACTACTCCATCGTGGCCATCGTAGCCAGCACGCCAAGGGACGCTATCAGTGCTCTCAACCTCACCTATGCCCTCCTCATGATTGCCCAGCACACCTTCCAGAACATCTTCATCATCGAGGGTCTTCACCGCCAGCCCCCCAAGGAAGACCACAAGCATGATTCCCACCAGAAGGATCTCTATGGCCTCACCTTTGTCAACATCAATGCCGTGTCCCTCCGTGTGCCCGACAGTGCCAGTACCTTggcccccagcactgcccctggAGCTGAAGGCATCTGTcctgctgagctgggcaggTCCCTCACAGCTCCCAGGAAGATGAACTGGAGGAGGAAGTTCTTGAGGGAGATCTCCATGTTCCTCCTGCTGAGCAACATCATA CTCTGGATCATGCCAGCGTTTGGGGCCCGGCCTCAGTTTGACAATGACACAGAACTGAACTTTTATGGTGACTCCATGTGGCCAGCCATCGTGGACATCTGCCTGCCCTTTGGGATCTTCTACCGAATGCACGCAGTGGCCAGTTTGCTGGAGGTCTACATCATGTCCTAA